From the genome of Solidesulfovibrio carbinolicus, one region includes:
- a CDS encoding diguanylate cyclase, with protein MVFLTCLACLAGPARAELADFTPEERAYVRDLGPVTVCVDPDWPPFERLNARGQYEGVGADLFRLAAEVAGLRYRIVPTADWDESVAASKDGRCRLLAFLNQTPARDEWLLFTPPLFTDANVFITREEHFFIADPAELTGETIVFPSGTSMEERVRRDYPNLRVLNSASEREALDMVSERKADMTLRSLVVAAYTIKKEGLFNLKIAGKLPGYDNALRIGVSKDMPQLRDILSKAVRTITPAEREEIVNRHVSINVETVTDYGLVGRIAAGFALIVAIVVAWNLRINKLYAELERRSRTDPLTGLANRTHLDAVLRQEADRAERYNRPFAVILFDVDLFKAVNDAHGHLVGDKVLKTLAKAAQATVRASDMVGRWGGEEFLVLCPETDAASALVLAERLRLAVRGEPFETGSVQTVSLGVAAFAPGDSVDSLLIRADDALYRAKNAGRDRAMAA; from the coding sequence TCTTTCTGACGTGTCTGGCCTGCCTGGCCGGCCCGGCCCGGGCCGAACTGGCGGACTTCACGCCCGAAGAGCGGGCCTATGTCCGCGACCTCGGGCCGGTGACGGTCTGCGTGGACCCGGACTGGCCGCCTTTCGAGCGTTTAAATGCCCGGGGGCAGTACGAGGGCGTGGGGGCCGACCTGTTTCGGCTGGCGGCCGAGGTGGCCGGGCTGCGTTACCGCATCGTGCCCACGGCTGATTGGGACGAGTCCGTGGCCGCCTCCAAGGACGGCCGCTGCCGGCTTTTGGCTTTTCTCAACCAGACCCCGGCCCGGGATGAGTGGCTTTTATTCACCCCGCCGCTTTTCACCGACGCCAATGTCTTCATCACCCGGGAGGAACATTTCTTCATCGCCGATCCGGCCGAGCTGACCGGAGAAACCATCGTCTTTCCCTCCGGCACCTCCATGGAGGAGCGGGTGCGCCGGGACTATCCCAACCTGCGCGTATTAAACAGCGCCTCGGAGCGCGAGGCCCTGGACATGGTGTCCGAGCGCAAGGCCGACATGACCCTGCGTTCCCTGGTGGTGGCCGCCTACACCATCAAAAAGGAAGGGCTTTTCAACCTCAAGATCGCCGGCAAGCTGCCGGGCTACGACAATGCCCTGCGCATCGGCGTGTCCAAGGACATGCCCCAGTTGCGCGATATCCTCAGCAAGGCCGTGCGCACCATCACCCCGGCCGAACGCGAGGAGATCGTCAACCGCCACGTGTCCATCAACGTCGAGACCGTGACCGATTACGGGCTTGTCGGCCGCATCGCGGCGGGCTTTGCCCTCATCGTGGCCATCGTCGTGGCCTGGAACCTGCGCATCAACAAGCTTTACGCCGAGCTGGAGCGCCGTTCCCGCACCGATCCGCTCACCGGTCTGGCCAACCGCACCCATCTCGACGCCGTGCTGCGCCAGGAGGCCGACCGGGCCGAGCGCTACAACCGGCCCTTTGCCGTCATCCTGTTCGACGTGGACCTCTTCAAGGCCGTCAACGACGCCCACGGCCATCTGGTCGGGGACAAGGTGCTCAAAACCCTGGCCAAAGCGGCCCAGGCGACGGTGCGGGCCAGCGACATGGTGGGCCGCTGGGGCGGCGAGGAATTTCTTGTCCTGTGCCCGGAAACCGACGCCGCCTCGGCCCTGGTCCTGGCCGAGCGCCTGCGCCTGGCCGTGCGGGGAGAACCCTTCGAGACCGGCTCAGTTCAGACTGTGAGCCTGGGCGTGGCCGCCTTTGCCCCGGGCGACTCCGTGGACAGCCTGCTGATCCGGGCCGATGACGCCCTGTACCGGGCCAAAAACGCCGGCCGCGACCGGGCCATGGCCGCCTGA